In Streptacidiphilus sp. P02-A3a, the DNA window GCGGCTGCAGGGCCTGCATCGCGCGCATCGACTTGGTCTGCTTGATCGTCAACGGGATCATGCAGGCCCGGATGACCACCGTCAGCGTGACGATGGACAGGCCCCAGGCCCAACCACTGTCAGGCGCGAAGATCTGGCTGTACATCGCGTGGAACTGGACCACGATCCACGAGACAGCGGTGTACAGCGGACTTAGGACGGAGTCGAGAAACCCCACGGTCATGCTCCTTGAACGTTGGTCGAGGGAGCCGGCGCGTCGGCGCGACTCGAATTGTGGGGTCCCAGGTCCTCGGTGCCTCGGGACAGTAGCCTGCGCACCCACTGGTGCCAGACCGGGCGCTTGCGCGCGGGAACGTAGTCAAAGCCACCCGCGCTCCATGGATTGCAGCGCAGGATCCGCCACGCGGTGAGGACGGTGCCCTTGACCGCGCCGTGGACCTTGATTGCCTCGAACCCGTAGCGGGAACAGGACGGGTGGTAACGGCAAACCGGTCCCAGCAGCGGACTGATCGTCCACTGGTAGACCCGGATGAGCCCCATCAGCAGGTACTTACCTGCCAGGAGCGCAGCCAGGCCGGTGATCACCATCAGCAGGTACGTCACTGCCCTGCTCCCGTCGGCGAGGAGGCGGTACCGGTGCTCTGCGGCCGGTTGCCACGGGGCGCCGTCAACTTCCGCAACGCGGAGTCAAGATCGCGTTCCAGGTCCGCGTAGTCCGCCGCCCCGGCTGGGGGCAGCGCGCGTACCACTACCAGGCTACCTGCGGGCAGACTGGAGATACGGGCGGCTACCAGGTGACGAAGCCGACGCTTTACACGGTTGCGGACCACTGCTGGTCCGACGGCTTTGCTGACGACAAAACCCGCACGCGCCGGGGAGGGTGCCTCCCCGGCGCCGTGCGGGTCTGGTGACGTCATTTCCGTGTTCGCGACAGGATCGACCGCACCGTGCGCCCCGCTGTCCGTGGCACCTCTGCTCTCGCTGAGGTGCACGACCAACAGTGGGCGTCCGGCGCGGCGGCCCCGCCGCGTCGCGGTCGCGAAGTCCTGGCGCCGCCTCAGCCGATGTTCGGAGGGCAGCACGTCATGACCTGAGTGTGATCAGGCGGACAGGCGAGCGCGACCCTTTTCGCGGCGAGCCGCGAGGATCGAACGGCCGGCACGGGTACGCATCCGCAGACGGAAGCCATGGGTCTTGGCGCGACGACGGTTGTTCGGCTGGAAGGTGCGCTTGCTCACGGGGGGACTCCAGGATGAATCGAAGGGTGGCGGGGCGTCGCCTGGCCGTCACCGTGCGTCCGCGCGATCCCCGAAACCGTTATGTACGGTGATCCACGACGCCCGTAGCTGCGCGCCTTGGTGTGCGGATATTCCGCGGGCATGCGGCAGCGGCCATCGACAACTCGACCTCGTTACGGTACGTGGAAGAGGGCCAAGGGGTCAAACCAGCCTTTGGCAGCCACCGGTCCGCCGGTCCCGCACCGGGCCGTCCGGATGGTCTGCGACACTGCTTGTACACACCCTGTGGACAAGAACTTGAACGCAGGCGCTCTCGCTGACTACCGTTGGCAGA includes these proteins:
- the yidD gene encoding membrane protein insertion efficiency factor YidD; the protein is MVITGLAALLAGKYLLMGLIRVYQWTISPLLGPVCRYHPSCSRYGFEAIKVHGAVKGTVLTAWRILRCNPWSAGGFDYVPARKRPVWHQWVRRLLSRGTEDLGPHNSSRADAPAPSTNVQGA
- the rpmH gene encoding 50S ribosomal protein L34 — translated: MSKRTFQPNNRRRAKTHGFRLRMRTRAGRSILAARREKGRARLSA
- the rnpA gene encoding ribonuclease P protein component, whose protein sequence is MLPSEHRLRRRQDFATATRRGRRAGRPLLVVHLSESRGATDSGAHGAVDPVANTEMTSPDPHGAGEAPSPARAGFVVSKAVGPAVVRNRVKRRLRHLVAARISSLPAGSLVVVRALPPAGAADYADLERDLDSALRKLTAPRGNRPQSTGTASSPTGAGQ